The following proteins are co-located in the Eriocheir sinensis breed Jianghai 21 chromosome 1, ASM2467909v1, whole genome shotgun sequence genome:
- the LOC126997058 gene encoding ELMO domain-containing protein 2-like: MMRLSLGMFGLIWTTLYWWLRPLVKWVLRRTTGLCELQRVCYGEQKGATRTCGVEFSLQHSRSPEIQKCVKYIDGKCQERSLSQELIYYVVFAIVKIKGINTKAHKGFSDVLGECLTQIWGYRQLVAEVEARRKEPYDAVNPQHEQKLKALWDHMMPDTHLEARVTKQWQMIGFQGDDPQTDFRGMGVLGLENLLFFAEQHNSAARHVLARSLHPKWGYSFAIVGINITHLAYSLLLAGDAKTHFYNASKRFLEVRAFHQFYCHLFFAFDEMWRQERPRDIMEFSRVRYGRAGAVTRRDEWLAARRLAKHFTLYHRCIPSFTGESPIHTFIAPALQPPLHRCLPSFTGESPIHTFIAPALQPPPHRCLPSFTGESPIHVLHLHYNLHHTAASRPSLESHRYTRS; encoded by the exons ATGATGAGGCTCTCCCT AGGCATGTTTGGTCTCATCTGGACAACCCTGTACTGGTGGCTGCGGCCGCTGGTTAAGTGGGTCCTGCGGCGCACCACTGGCCTGTGTGAGCTCCAGCGCGTGTGTTACGGCGAGCAGAAGGGTGCGACGCGGACCTGTGGCGTGG aGTTCTCCCTCCAGCACAGCCGCAGTCCAGAGATCCAGAAGTGCGTCAAGTACATCGACGGGAAGTGCCAGGAACGCAGCCTCAGCCAGGAGCTCATCTACTATGTCGTCTTTGCCATCGTCAAGATTAAGGGCATCAACACCAAGGCTCATAAGGG GTTCTCCGATGTGTTGGGTGAGTGCCTGACGCAGATCTGGGGTTACCGACAGCTGGTGGCGGAGGTTGAGGCGCGGCGCAAAGAGCCTTACGATGCTGTCAACCCCCAACACGAACAGAAGCTGAAGGCACTCTGGGACCACATGATGCCAGACACGCACCTGGAG GCACGGGTCACCAAGCAGTGGCAGATGATTGGCTTCCAGGGCGACGACCCACAGACTGACTTCAGAGGCATGGGTGTGCTGGGCCTGGAGAACCTGCT GTTCTTCGCAGAGCAACACAACAGCGCAGCGAGACACGTGCTGGCCAGGTCACTACATCCAAAGTGGGG GTATTCGTTCGCCATCGTGGGCATCAACATCACACACCTCGCTTACAGCCTCCTGCTCGCCGGGGATGCAAAGACGCACTTCTACAATGCCTCCAAGCGCTTTCTGGAGGTGCGGGCGTTCCACCAATTCTACTGCCACCTCTTCTTTGCCTTCGACGAGATGTGGCGGCAGGAACGGCCTCGCGACATCATGGAGTTCTCGCGCGTAA GATACGGGCGTGCAGGGGCTGTGACCAGGAGGGATGAATGGTTGGCCGCCCGACGCCTCGCCAAACACTTCACCCTCTACCACCGCTGCATACCGTCCTTCACTGGAGAGTCACCAATACACACGTTCATAGCACCTGCACTACAACCTCCACTACACCGCTGCCTCCCGTCCTTCACTGGAGAGTCACCAATACACACGTTCATAGCACCTGCACTACAACCTCCACCACACCGCTGCCTCCCGTCCTTCACTGGAGAGTCACCGATACACGTTCTGCACCTGCACTACAACCTCCACCACACCGCTGCCTCCCGTCCTTCACTGGAGAGTCACCGATACACACGTTCATAG